ACAGTAGAAAGGACAAGTCCCTTATTCATTTATGATAATTCTCCAATGGTAGATCTATGACGCAGAAGCTCCACTATACTTTGAAAACGAAAACTGATGGGTACAGCTTCATGATTTATTCGTTCAGCAATTCCGGCTTTAGAGACCCAGAAACCGGTGTCTACAACCAGACATATTTTATGGAAGTGTTTAACCGCGAATGGTACCGGCATTTACGCGATCAACAGACGCTGGCTTTATTGTATCTGTCGCCACTGTTACCTGGAATGATCAATCAACCACATCTGCTGGATTTTTTTACCGGGCGCATTCAAGCATCGTTATTAAGAACCACTGACCTACTCGCAAGATTGAATCAAACGTTATTTGCCGTGGGATTATTTAACACCGATGAAATTGGCACTCAAACCGTAATAGAAAGGATTACGGAACAACTAGAAGAATTTTCAGGAGAATATCGGCAGCATCATGGTGTTGGATTTGATTACCGCATCGCTGCGTGTTTATGCCAACCTTCTACTGAGGTAAAACCTGAGGCACTATTTATTGAGGCAGAAGGCCGCTGTATTAAAGCCGGAAACGAAAAATTACCAATTATGATCAGAGTCCAGTAATGCCTATTTTTTTAATCGTTACGCGCATAAAAAAAGCCCCTTAACAGGGGCTTTTTGCTAACCATTCGGATTTACAGAGAAATCTTATGGATGCGAGCTTTTTCTTTGATGTACGCAATATAGTTAGTTGCGCTTTTAGCGGTTTTCTTATCTTTAGCTGCTAATTCAGCATAACGATATGCTTCTTTATACTGCTTCAAGTTTAGATAAGACAACATCAACTCATACTGTGCTTCACCTGGGCTATCCAGACCAGCATTCAAAGCTTTTTCAAGTACCGGAATAGACGCTTTGTATTGCTGATCCAGAGACAAAATACGTCCCTCTTTCAGATACAGTTTGCCATCTTTCGATATTGACGCAGCCTGGTCGTAATAAGTCGCAGCTTGTTTTAGCGCTTTAGCTTGGTGGAAGAACCCTGCCATCATTGACAAGTTCTTTTCATCCTTAGGCACTAATCCACTCTTGATATGCTTTTCAAGAATCAGAGCACCACGATAAGGAGAACCCTTCTGCGCTAACAACTGGCAAAGACGAATGATGTTGTCAGGCTTTTCGAGGAATCCGCCAGCATAGGCGATTTCATAAGTAGCCAGAGAACGATCATAGTCTTCTGTCAACAGATAGAGCTGCGCTAATTGTACCCACAAACGCTGATCATCAGGGAACAATGGCACCATGGTTTCAAGAACACCCACAGCCTGCTTGTACTTTTTCAGGTTGAACAGTGATTGAAACTTAAGCTGATACAGTCCCTTATCGGGTTTATCCATGACGGATATCCCCTCATCGACTGTCTTCAGTGCATTATCCCACTGCTGCATTTCAGTGTAAGCAATAGCCATACGTCGGTAAACGACAGCATCTTTCTTACATGTGAAATCCATCCACTTGCGGTAATAGCTGATTGCTTCCTTGTACTTCTTCTCTTGCAATAGCAAGTCAGAATACAGCTTCAAGGTCGCAGCATGGTCTACACCACCCAAAACGTCGGCATCAACCGCAGACTTAAGGTATTTGATGGCTTTATCCATCTGTCCTTTTTCTGCATAGAAGTTACCTAACATACGAGCAATATATGCCTTATCAAAATCACCACGTGGATCAGCTTCCAACAGCGTTGCAATAGCGTCGTCCAGCTTGCCGGCTTGATAAGCTTCAAAAGCCTTCTGAACTTTACGCGCAGCAGACTCACCGACAGCCTTGGACTGGCGAGAATCAATCGGACACTTTTCAGCTGCCATTGCACTGTTAACGATCACACTGCCAGAAAAAGTTAGCAGTAAAGCTGCAGCAAGCGTTGTCACTTTATGCATCTTAGTTGCCTCCTTTATTCAGTTTAAAGTCCAACTGAACTTTCTGACCAGGTTGTCTCTGGGGCTTGCCGTCAACAATCTTTGGTTTGTACTTCCACTTTCTCAGCGCACGAATCGCTTCACGATCGAAGATACGTTTAGGTTCAGCGTTGATGACTTGAACATCATCAACAGCACCGGTTTCAGTAATAGTGAAACTCAGTTGTACCCAACCTTCCTTACCATCACGAGCCGCAGCAATAGGATACTGTGGTTCGATACGCACGATAGGAGTGGCATCACCATCACGAGTCATCATGTTACCCAGCTTAAAGCCTGTGCTTGCTGGGCCTGATGCAACTGCTCCAAAACTGAAATTCATAGAAGTATCAATATTGGAAGAGTCGTCAGGTGGAGTGTCATCCATCTGAGGCGGTTGCTCTGGTGGTGGTGGTGGTTTAGGTGTTTCTCTGACCTTTTTCTGCGCCTGAGAGTCCTGCTTATCCATTGTGATCTCAATGACCGGCGAGTCAGAGGAGGTGTCGGCACGTTTAGCGCCGCCACCAACCAGAGTTGCCATAAACCAAAACAGACCAAATGTAACAGCAGCACCAATAATGATAGATACTAGTGCTCTAAACATATCAGTCTTTCCCCGCAGATACCGAGATCTTATCTACGCCAGCAGCCTTAACCTGATCCATAACACGAACCACTAAGCCATGTTTGGCTTCTTTGTCGGCTTGAATCAATACTGCGGCTTCAGGAGCCTCAGCCAGCATTCGTTCAACGTTTGCTGACACCCGTTCAATATCTACCTGACGGTTTTCCATCATGATCACGCCAGTCTTACTGACGCCGATAAAGATGTTGGCCGACGGCTTAGAGGTCGCATGTGCAGCCTGAGGTTTGTTGTAATCCAAACCAGATGGCTTCACAAACGACGTAGTTACGATGAAGAAGATCAACATAATGAACACGATGTCGAGCATCGGGGTCATATCGATCTGCGCTTCCTCGTCTATACTGGAATGCTTCTTACGTGCCATGTTAAATCTCTCTCTAGTGCTGAGGCAGTCTGTCTTTCAACTTTTCCATGCGGACTTTCATCTTGGCATCGAGACGAGTGCTGAAAAACACTCCTGACAACGCTGCAACCATCCCAGCCATAGTTGGCATAGTGGCTAATGAAATACCCGCAGCCATAAGACGAGCGTTACTCGTCCCTTGAACTGCCATCACGTCGAATACTGAAACCATCCCTGTCACAGTCCCTAACAGTCCGATCATCGGACAGATAGCAACTAGGGTGTTAATAATCAGCATACGAGCTCTGATCTCTTGAGTTGCCTGGGATACCCAGGCCTCACGGATGCGATGTGCATACCAAGAATGTCTGTCCTCTCTGGCGTTCCATGTGGCAATAATTTGCTTGTGGATTTTTGGCGCGATCCAATTGACGTACCAATAACGCTCAAGCATCAATGCCCACATAAGGAACAGCACAAACGCTACCAACCAGAGGATATTACCCCCGGCGGCCATG
This portion of the Shewanella yunxiaonensis genome encodes:
- a CDS encoding nucleotidyl cyclase domain-containing protein, translated to MIYSFSNSGFRDPETGVYNQTYFMEVFNREWYRHLRDQQTLALLYLSPLLPGMINQPHLLDFFTGRIQASLLRTTDLLARLNQTLFAVGLFNTDEIGTQTVIERITEQLEEFSGEYRQHHGVGFDYRIAACLCQPSTEVKPEALFIEAEGRCIKAGNEKLPIMIRVQ
- a CDS encoding tetratricopeptide repeat protein; amino-acid sequence: MHKVTTLAAALLLTFSGSVIVNSAMAAEKCPIDSRQSKAVGESAARKVQKAFEAYQAGKLDDAIATLLEADPRGDFDKAYIARMLGNFYAEKGQMDKAIKYLKSAVDADVLGGVDHAATLKLYSDLLLQEKKYKEAISYYRKWMDFTCKKDAVVYRRMAIAYTEMQQWDNALKTVDEGISVMDKPDKGLYQLKFQSLFNLKKYKQAVGVLETMVPLFPDDQRLWVQLAQLYLLTEDYDRSLATYEIAYAGGFLEKPDNIIRLCQLLAQKGSPYRGALILEKHIKSGLVPKDEKNLSMMAGFFHQAKALKQAATYYDQAASISKDGKLYLKEGRILSLDQQYKASIPVLEKALNAGLDSPGEAQYELMLSYLNLKQYKEAYRYAELAAKDKKTAKSATNYIAYIKEKARIHKISL
- a CDS encoding energy transducer TonB — encoded protein: MFRALVSIIIGAAVTFGLFWFMATLVGGGAKRADTSSDSPVIEITMDKQDSQAQKKVRETPKPPPPPEQPPQMDDTPPDDSSNIDTSMNFSFGAVASGPASTGFKLGNMMTRDGDATPIVRIEPQYPIAAARDGKEGWVQLSFTITETGAVDDVQVINAEPKRIFDREAIRALRKWKYKPKIVDGKPQRQPGQKVQLDFKLNKGGN
- a CDS encoding ExbD/TolR family protein: MARKKHSSIDEEAQIDMTPMLDIVFIMLIFFIVTTSFVKPSGLDYNKPQAAHATSKPSANIFIGVSKTGVIMMENRQVDIERVSANVERMLAEAPEAAVLIQADKEAKHGLVVRVMDQVKAAGVDKISVSAGKD
- a CDS encoding MotA/TolQ/ExbB proton channel family protein yields the protein MMLYLMDVWATVRGFMAAGGNILWLVAFVLFLMWALMLERYWYVNWIAPKIHKQIIATWNAREDRHSWYAHRIREAWVSQATQEIRARMLIINTLVAICPMIGLLGTVTGMVSVFDVMAVQGTSNARLMAAGISLATMPTMAGMVAALSGVFFSTRLDAKMKVRMEKLKDRLPQH